One stretch of Rhodospirillaceae bacterium DNA includes these proteins:
- a CDS encoding lipoprotein, with amino-acid sequence MSKFSILMLAAVLALTAGISACGRKGDPVLPKEVHKDQYPEQYPKTVKPQTGIFSG; translated from the coding sequence ATGTCGAAATTTTCCATTCTGATGCTGGCGGCGGTGCTGGCGCTTACGGCTGGAATCAGCGCCTGCGGTCGCAAGGGCGATCCGGTGCTGCCCAAGGAAGTGCATAAGGACCAGTACCCCGAGCAGTACCCGAAGACCGTGAAGCCGCAGACCGGCATTTTCAGCGGCTGA